A genomic region of Saccopteryx bilineata isolate mSacBil1 chromosome 1, mSacBil1_pri_phased_curated, whole genome shotgun sequence contains the following coding sequences:
- the LYL1 gene encoding protein lyl-1 — protein MCPPQTQAEMGPTMTEKAEMVCAPSPVPVLLPKSASPAPPKAEEVGNGGASSPRLPPGVPVISLGHTRPPGAAMATTELSALQPPLLQLSALGSAPTPLALHYHPHPFLNSLYIGPAGPFSIFPSSRLKRRPSHCELELAEGQQPQKVARRVFTNSRERWRQQNVNGAFAELRKLLPTHPPDRKLSKNEVLRLAMKYIGFLVRLLRDQAAALAAGPALPGPHKRLAHRGPEDGARRGPCRQVEAVAHLQPETLACPNDSPIGTARPIKTEQAAVSPEVR, from the exons ATGTGCCCACCCCAGACCCAGGCAGAAATGGGCCCCACCATGACCGAGAAGGCTGAGATGGTGTGTGCCCCCAGCCCAGTGCCTGTCCTGCTCCCCAAGTCTGCCTCACCTGCACCCCCAAAGGCAGAAGAGGTGGGCAATGGAGGTGCCTCATCCCCCAGGCTGCCCCCTGGTGTCCCGGTGATCAGCCTGGGCCACACTAGGCCCCCAGGGGCAGCCATGGCCACCACGGAGCTGAGTGCCCTGCAGCCCCCACTACTACAGCTCTCTGCCCTGGGAAGTGCCCCAACCCCTCTGGCCCTGCATTATCATCCTCACCCCTTCCTCAACAG CCTCTACATTGGGCCGGCAGGACCTTTTAGCATCTTCCCTAGCAGCCGGCTGAAGCGGAGACCAAGCCACTGTGAGCTGGAGCTGGCTGAGG GGCAACAGCCTCAGAAGGTGGCCCGGCGCGTGTTCACCAACAGCCGCGAGCGCTGGCGGCAGCAGAACGTGAACGGGGCCTTCGCAGAGCTCAGGAAGCTGCTGCCCACGCACCCGCCGGACCGGAAACTGAGCAAGAATGAGGTGCTCCGCCTCGCCATGAAGTACATTGGCTTCCTGGTGCGGCTGCTGCGAGACCAGGCAGCTGCTCTGGCAGCAGGCCCCGCCCTGCCCGGGCCCCATAAACGGCTGGCGCACCGAGGCCCAGAAGACGGCGCCCGCCGTGGGCCTTGTCGCCAAGTCGAGGCGGTGGCGCACCTGCAGcccgaaaccctggcttgccccaACGACAGCCCCATTGGGACGGCCCGTCCCATCAAGACAGAACAAGCAGCTGTGAGCCCAGAAGTGCGGTGA